In Plodia interpunctella isolate USDA-ARS_2022_Savannah chromosome 17, ilPloInte3.2, whole genome shotgun sequence, one genomic interval encodes:
- the sas gene encoding putative epidermal cell surface receptor isoform X2, with product MVACRRAVALWCAVALAATASGYTVDCNQEYTDCETELSKLSEDEDLPLPNSFSSNSEIKRPPMIRATTTTTSTTTTTTTTTTTESPQTTTEVIESRTEESMTGIPDETLRPSPRLLFSNADDLQNFANALHNQSQALDKKKDLIDLSDVNLDDEEEPVKLTQLPAQIPKMGKDINDKFFSNLQAPFHSMLVGVGDMEEDSDTCKENDVVYKVGERLERGCEESCECVQGGTFECFPRCKHPYIRRGRRLNDPLCFESPVDECCSIIACATGNEGKGTKLEICRYGNETHTVGAKWFVGCEQTCICEPNSIVTCKPRCNPIRASENCINVQDPNDACCEIQVCDVSHDAHEEPENITSSTTTTTTTTTTTELIPELAHIQEVHQMISMTEPSVLKSTMRPLVLAEPIGSVKVLQNNTVQVNLIHSNSSEDPIHLQLSSDGGKTFQDVQLIYSNLILNLEGGKDYVIKTKETGTRFNFTITTTDNNQNEVKPTEEIKYNLPKIGCIQDGQFYDVGEEFHIGCSELCECTGPNMRECAALVCPSHVGLELMSKNCVRWAPNPPAEPPNCCPRAARCLSDGTCHYKGVAIPNWTEVPVSVSGCEERCFCENGELDCTEACTALPAVPPQTLRCPPLHRPGPVNISDEDCCKQWGCVPIGTMGTNFGTHDALPAFLPTVPPDDRVHFPQEDIADYDQNNIHRPGNLLPPGLPMPPVPYGDDNKKLSVLSMQADSPSSVKMLFGLPSVLVGLRGSVDLRYTDQADDDISHWHSQVFAPTDEVLTTPRLEFTLSGLKPSTTYKIRGKLYLHNLPVEPESEIRIVRTLDPPTAVPTEEKRREVDSNLSVMDVNDTVAHVSWRHFTEEELQLIDGIQVRYRPIGTPIYSMTELLHHGRSSAELHDLRPGTRYEASLVLVPPPKAFTELHDPGRVEFTTSPYVDPYNWTVTIEARAVGSEAAELTWRGVPSPAERWVRVYRAAHACGASSSVRREHDAFRLAARDLPPAVTLTGLEPNTRCRVWLELFLTNGKVKTSNVLEINTKTQDSPEPIDNEIESASIAGSRTSSRTDYYGALVVVGVVAALGALTSLLLLLVVVRRHHTRSVPITTPRESSLPPYDNPAYKLELQQETMDL from the exons ATGGTGGCGTGTCGGCGCGCGGTGGCGCTGTGGTGCGCGGTGGCGCTCGCCGCCACTGCCTCCGGCTACACGGTGGACTGCAACCAGGAGTACACCGACTGCGAGACTGAGCTCA GTAAATTGTCAGAAGATGAAGACTTACCGTTACCAAATTCGTTCAGTTCCAATTCAGAAATAAAACGACCGCCAATGATACGAGCAACGACAACAACAACATCAACAACGACGACGACGACGACGACGACGACTACAGAGAGTCCTCAAACAACAACTGAAGTTATAGAAAGTAGGACAGAGGAGTCAATGACTGGAATACCAGATGAGACATTGAGACCTAGTCCAAGATTACTATTTTCCAATGCAGATGATTTACAAAACTTCGCTAATGCACTACACAATCAAAGTCAGGCTTTAGACAAAAAGAAAGATTTAATTGACCTCAGTGATGTAAATCTAGATGATGAAGAAGAGCCTGTTAAGTTGACACAGTTACCAGCACAAATACCTAAAATGGGTAAGGATATCAACGACAAGTTTTTTTCCAATCTGCAAGCACCATTTCATTCTATGCTCGTTGGTGTTGGTGACATGGAAGAGGATTCAGATACGTGTAAAGAAAATGATGTAGTGTATAAg GTTGGTGAGAGGCTGGAGCGCGGTTGTGAAGAGTCGTGCGAGTGTGTCCAAGGGGGTACATTCGAATGCTTCCCTCGCTGCAAGCACCCATACATCCGCCGCGGAAGGAGGCTGAACGACCCTCTCTGCTTCGAGTCCCCGGTGGACGAATGCTGTTCCATCATTGCTTGTGCTACTGGAAATG aAGGTAAAGGTACCAAGTTGGAAATATGTCGGTATGGAAATGAAACTCATACTGTTGGCGCGAAATGGTTTGTAGGGTGTGAGCAAACCTGTATCTGCGAGCCCAATTCAATCGTCACCTGCAAACCTAG ATGTAATCCGATACGAGCGTCCGAGAACTGCATTAACGTGCAGGACCCCAACGACGCGTGCTGCGAGATCCAGGTCTGCGATGTCTCTCACGACGCTCATGAGGAACCCGAGAACATCACGTCTAGCACCACCACTACCACCACGACTACCACTACCACTGAG CTCATTCCTGAACTAGCCCATATTCAAGAAGTACATCAAATGATAAGCATGACGGAACCCTCCGTGCTCAAGTCAACCATGAGGCCGTTGGTGCTGGCGGAACCGATTGGTTCCGTGAAAGTGTTACAAAACAACACAGTGCAAGTGAACCTCATACACTCCAATAGTTCCGAAGACCCCATACATCTCCAACTAAGCAGCGACGGAGGCAAAACATTCCAAGACGTACAACTCATATACTCAAACCTAATTCTCAATCTGGAAGGTGGCAAAGATTACgtcattaaaactaaagaGACTGGCACTAGATTCAATTTCACTATAACTACCACTGATAATAATCAGAATGAGGTGAAGCCTACTGAAGAAATAAAGTACAACCTCCCGAAGATTGGATGTATTCAAGATGGACAATTCTATGATGTCG GGGAAGAATTTCACATAGGTTGCTCAGAACTATGCGAATGTACTGGTCCAAATATGCGAGAATGCGCTGCATTGGTGTGCCCCTCTCACGTTGGACTTGAGCTGATGTCCAAGAACTGCGTCCGGTGGGCTCCAAACCCGCCTGCGGAGCCCCCCAACTGCTGTCCTAGGGCTGCGAGGTGTCTCAGCGATGGAACATGCCATTACAAAGGAGTGGC AATACCAAACTGGACAGAAGTACCTGTCTCGGTATCAGGGTGCGAAGAGCGGTGTTTCTGTGAGAATGGAGAGCTGGACTGCACAGAGGCGTGCACGGCCCTCCCGGCCGTCCCCCCGCAGACCCTGCGCTGCCCCCCCCTGCACCGCCCTGGACCCGTCAACATCTCAGACGAAGACTGTTGTAAGCAATGGGGATGCGTGCCCATTG GGACAATGGGGACAAACTTCGGAACACACGATGCCCTTCCTGCGTTTTTGCCAACTGTACCTCCCGACGACCGAGTCCACTTCCCGCAAGAGGATATTGCAGATTATGACCAAAACAACATCCATCGTCCAGGGAATCTGTTACCGCCTGGTCTTCCCATGCCTCCCGTACCATACGGAGATGATAACAAGAAATTATCTGTATTGTCCATGCAAGCGGACTCTCCGTCAAGTGTCAAAATGCTGTTTGGATTGCCATCAGTCCTTGTTGGCTTAAGAGGAAGCGTCGATTTGAGATATACAGATCAAGC TGATGACGACATCTCCCACTGGCACTCGCAAGTGTTCGCGCCGACGGACGAGGTGCTGACGACTCCTCGACTGGAGTTCACACTATCGGGCTTGAAGCCGTCCACCACGTACAAGATCAGGGGGAAGCTGTACCTCCACAACCTGCCCGTCGAGCCTGAGAGCGAGATCAGAATCGTCAGGACCTTGGATCCACCCACG GCCGTTCCAACGGAAGAGAAACGTCGGGAAGTGGATAGCAACCTCTCAGTTATGGACGTCAATGACACAGTAGCTCATGTCAGCTGGAGGCACTTCACTGAAGAGGAATTGCAACTTATCGATGGTATCCAAGTCAG ATACCGTCCCATCGGCACCCCAATATACAGCATGACGGAGCTACTCCACCACGGGCGCTCCAGTGCAGAGCTCCATGACTTGCGACCCGGGACGCGGTACGAAGCGTCCCTGGTACTGGTGCCTCCGCCCAAGGCCTTTACTGAACTGCATGACCCTGGCAGGGTCGAGTTCACCACTTCGCCTTATGTTG ATCCCTACAACTGGACTGTGACCATCGAAGCGCGAGCAGTAGGGTCCGAGGCAGCTGAACTGACCTGGCGAGGAGTTCCCTCACCAGCCGAGCGCTGGGTGCGCGTGTACCGCGCCGCGCATGCGTGTGGAGCTAGCTCGTCAGTTAGAAGGGAACATGATGCCTTCCGATTGGCTGCCAGGGATCTGCCTCCAGCGGTCACGTTAACTGGCTTGGAACCTAACACCAG GTGTCGAGTCTGGTTAGAGCTGTTCCTGACAAACGGAAAAGTGAAGACGAGTAACGTTCTAGAAATTAACACAAAGACACAGGATTCTCCAGAACCTATTGACA ATGAAATCGAATCGGCATCGATAGCAGGCAGTCGCACCAGCTCCCGGACGGACTACTACGGTGCTCTGGTGGTGGTCGGGGTGGTGGCGGCGCTGGGGGCGCTGACGTCACTACTGTTGCTGCTGGTGGTAGTCCGCAGACACCACACCCGCTCCGTACCTATCACCA CTCCCCGTGAGTCTTCATTACCGCCATACGACAACCCAGCGTACAAACTAGAGCTTCAACAGGAAACTATGG ATCTCTGA
- the sas gene encoding putative epidermal cell surface receptor isoform X1, whose translation MVACRRAVALWCAVALAATASGYTVDCNQEYTDCETELSKLSEDEDLPLPNSFSSNSEIKRPPMIRATTTTTSTTTTTTTTTTTESPQTTTEVIESRTEESMTGIPDETLRPSPRLLFSNADDLQNFANALHNQSQALDKKKDLIDLSDVNLDDEEEPVKLTQLPAQIPKMGKDINDKFFSNLQAPFHSMLVGVGDMEEDSDTCKENDVVYKVGERLERGCEESCECVQGGTFECFPRCKHPYIRRGRRLNDPLCFESPVDECCSIIACATGNEGKGTKLEICRYGNETHTVGAKWFVGCEQTCICEPNSIVTCKPRCNPIRASENCINVQDPNDACCEIQVCDVSHDAHEEPENITSSTTTTTTTTTTTELIPELAHIQEVHQMISMTEPSVLKSTMRPLVLAEPIGSVKVLQNNTVQVNLIHSNSSEDPIHLQLSSDGGKTFQDVQLIYSNLILNLEGGKDYVIKTKETGTRFNFTITTTDNNQNEVKPTEEIKYNLPKIGCIQDGQFYDVGEEFHIGCSELCECTGPNMRECAALVCPSHVGLELMSKNCVRWAPNPPAEPPNCCPRAARCLSDGTCHYKGVAIPNWTEVPVSVSGCEERCFCENGELDCTEACTALPAVPPQTLRCPPLHRPGPVNISDEDCCKQWGCVPIGTMGTNFGTHDALPAFLPTVPPDDRVHFPQEDIADYDQNNIHRPGNLLPPGLPMPPVPYGDDNKKLSVLSMQADSPSSVKMLFGLPSVLVGLRGSVDLRYTDQADDDISHWHSQVFAPTDEVLTTPRLEFTLSGLKPSTTYKIRGKLYLHNLPVEPESEIRIVRTLDPPTAVPTEEKRREVDSNLSVMDVNDTVAHVSWRHFTEEELQLIDGIQVRYRPIGTPIYSMTELLHHGRSSAELHDLRPGTRYEASLVLVPPPKAFTELHDPGRVEFTTSPYVDPYNWTVTIEARAVGSEAAELTWRGVPSPAERWVRVYRAAHACGASSSVRREHDAFRLAARDLPPAVTLTGLEPNTRCRVWLELFLTNGKVKTSNVLEINTKTQDSPEPIDNEIESASIAGSRTSSRTDYYGALVVVGVVAALGALTSLLLLLVVVRRHHTRSVPITTTPSAPRESSLPPYDNPAYKLELQQETMDL comes from the exons ATGGTGGCGTGTCGGCGCGCGGTGGCGCTGTGGTGCGCGGTGGCGCTCGCCGCCACTGCCTCCGGCTACACGGTGGACTGCAACCAGGAGTACACCGACTGCGAGACTGAGCTCA GTAAATTGTCAGAAGATGAAGACTTACCGTTACCAAATTCGTTCAGTTCCAATTCAGAAATAAAACGACCGCCAATGATACGAGCAACGACAACAACAACATCAACAACGACGACGACGACGACGACGACGACTACAGAGAGTCCTCAAACAACAACTGAAGTTATAGAAAGTAGGACAGAGGAGTCAATGACTGGAATACCAGATGAGACATTGAGACCTAGTCCAAGATTACTATTTTCCAATGCAGATGATTTACAAAACTTCGCTAATGCACTACACAATCAAAGTCAGGCTTTAGACAAAAAGAAAGATTTAATTGACCTCAGTGATGTAAATCTAGATGATGAAGAAGAGCCTGTTAAGTTGACACAGTTACCAGCACAAATACCTAAAATGGGTAAGGATATCAACGACAAGTTTTTTTCCAATCTGCAAGCACCATTTCATTCTATGCTCGTTGGTGTTGGTGACATGGAAGAGGATTCAGATACGTGTAAAGAAAATGATGTAGTGTATAAg GTTGGTGAGAGGCTGGAGCGCGGTTGTGAAGAGTCGTGCGAGTGTGTCCAAGGGGGTACATTCGAATGCTTCCCTCGCTGCAAGCACCCATACATCCGCCGCGGAAGGAGGCTGAACGACCCTCTCTGCTTCGAGTCCCCGGTGGACGAATGCTGTTCCATCATTGCTTGTGCTACTGGAAATG aAGGTAAAGGTACCAAGTTGGAAATATGTCGGTATGGAAATGAAACTCATACTGTTGGCGCGAAATGGTTTGTAGGGTGTGAGCAAACCTGTATCTGCGAGCCCAATTCAATCGTCACCTGCAAACCTAG ATGTAATCCGATACGAGCGTCCGAGAACTGCATTAACGTGCAGGACCCCAACGACGCGTGCTGCGAGATCCAGGTCTGCGATGTCTCTCACGACGCTCATGAGGAACCCGAGAACATCACGTCTAGCACCACCACTACCACCACGACTACCACTACCACTGAG CTCATTCCTGAACTAGCCCATATTCAAGAAGTACATCAAATGATAAGCATGACGGAACCCTCCGTGCTCAAGTCAACCATGAGGCCGTTGGTGCTGGCGGAACCGATTGGTTCCGTGAAAGTGTTACAAAACAACACAGTGCAAGTGAACCTCATACACTCCAATAGTTCCGAAGACCCCATACATCTCCAACTAAGCAGCGACGGAGGCAAAACATTCCAAGACGTACAACTCATATACTCAAACCTAATTCTCAATCTGGAAGGTGGCAAAGATTACgtcattaaaactaaagaGACTGGCACTAGATTCAATTTCACTATAACTACCACTGATAATAATCAGAATGAGGTGAAGCCTACTGAAGAAATAAAGTACAACCTCCCGAAGATTGGATGTATTCAAGATGGACAATTCTATGATGTCG GGGAAGAATTTCACATAGGTTGCTCAGAACTATGCGAATGTACTGGTCCAAATATGCGAGAATGCGCTGCATTGGTGTGCCCCTCTCACGTTGGACTTGAGCTGATGTCCAAGAACTGCGTCCGGTGGGCTCCAAACCCGCCTGCGGAGCCCCCCAACTGCTGTCCTAGGGCTGCGAGGTGTCTCAGCGATGGAACATGCCATTACAAAGGAGTGGC AATACCAAACTGGACAGAAGTACCTGTCTCGGTATCAGGGTGCGAAGAGCGGTGTTTCTGTGAGAATGGAGAGCTGGACTGCACAGAGGCGTGCACGGCCCTCCCGGCCGTCCCCCCGCAGACCCTGCGCTGCCCCCCCCTGCACCGCCCTGGACCCGTCAACATCTCAGACGAAGACTGTTGTAAGCAATGGGGATGCGTGCCCATTG GGACAATGGGGACAAACTTCGGAACACACGATGCCCTTCCTGCGTTTTTGCCAACTGTACCTCCCGACGACCGAGTCCACTTCCCGCAAGAGGATATTGCAGATTATGACCAAAACAACATCCATCGTCCAGGGAATCTGTTACCGCCTGGTCTTCCCATGCCTCCCGTACCATACGGAGATGATAACAAGAAATTATCTGTATTGTCCATGCAAGCGGACTCTCCGTCAAGTGTCAAAATGCTGTTTGGATTGCCATCAGTCCTTGTTGGCTTAAGAGGAAGCGTCGATTTGAGATATACAGATCAAGC TGATGACGACATCTCCCACTGGCACTCGCAAGTGTTCGCGCCGACGGACGAGGTGCTGACGACTCCTCGACTGGAGTTCACACTATCGGGCTTGAAGCCGTCCACCACGTACAAGATCAGGGGGAAGCTGTACCTCCACAACCTGCCCGTCGAGCCTGAGAGCGAGATCAGAATCGTCAGGACCTTGGATCCACCCACG GCCGTTCCAACGGAAGAGAAACGTCGGGAAGTGGATAGCAACCTCTCAGTTATGGACGTCAATGACACAGTAGCTCATGTCAGCTGGAGGCACTTCACTGAAGAGGAATTGCAACTTATCGATGGTATCCAAGTCAG ATACCGTCCCATCGGCACCCCAATATACAGCATGACGGAGCTACTCCACCACGGGCGCTCCAGTGCAGAGCTCCATGACTTGCGACCCGGGACGCGGTACGAAGCGTCCCTGGTACTGGTGCCTCCGCCCAAGGCCTTTACTGAACTGCATGACCCTGGCAGGGTCGAGTTCACCACTTCGCCTTATGTTG ATCCCTACAACTGGACTGTGACCATCGAAGCGCGAGCAGTAGGGTCCGAGGCAGCTGAACTGACCTGGCGAGGAGTTCCCTCACCAGCCGAGCGCTGGGTGCGCGTGTACCGCGCCGCGCATGCGTGTGGAGCTAGCTCGTCAGTTAGAAGGGAACATGATGCCTTCCGATTGGCTGCCAGGGATCTGCCTCCAGCGGTCACGTTAACTGGCTTGGAACCTAACACCAG GTGTCGAGTCTGGTTAGAGCTGTTCCTGACAAACGGAAAAGTGAAGACGAGTAACGTTCTAGAAATTAACACAAAGACACAGGATTCTCCAGAACCTATTGACA ATGAAATCGAATCGGCATCGATAGCAGGCAGTCGCACCAGCTCCCGGACGGACTACTACGGTGCTCTGGTGGTGGTCGGGGTGGTGGCGGCGCTGGGGGCGCTGACGTCACTACTGTTGCTGCTGGTGGTAGTCCGCAGACACCACACCCGCTCCGTACCTATCACCA CCACCCCATCAGCTCCCCGTGAGTCTTCATTACCGCCATACGACAACCCAGCGTACAAACTAGAGCTTCAACAGGAAACTATGG ATCTCTGA